From the genome of Arthrobacter russicus:
GGCCGCAGCGGTCTTCTGCACAGCCAGGATGATCTGCGCCGCAGCCACCAGTGGATCGGCCCGGTCCGCCATCAGCGTGGTGCCGGCGTGGTTTCCCTGGCCGGAGATGCTGAATTTCCAACGTCCGTGGCCCAGGATCGCACCGCCCACGGCAACCGGGAAGCCGGTTCCGGCAGCTCCCCCACTGATCGGGTCCGCATCGATCAGGCCGCGGCCCTGTTCCACGTGGAGTTCGACGAACTGCCCGATCCGGGACAGCGCCTCCGGATCGGCGCCCAGGCCCCGGGGATCCACGCCGTTGCGGGCAGACAGTTCGGCATAGCTGTTGCCTTCCGCGTCCTTGAGATTGCGGGCCTTGTCCGCGTCGATCGCCCCGGTCAACAAGCGCGAGCCCAGACAAGCGATGCCGAACCTTGAGCCTTCTTCCTCGGGGAAAACCGTCACCGCAAGCGATCGGCGGCCCTGGCCGGCGGTCACGCCGCGGGCTTTGAGCACATCGACCGCGGCCAATGCGGCGGCCACGCCCAACGGCCCGTCGAAGGCTCCGCCGCCGGGGACCGAGTCGAGGTGGCTTCCGGTGACCAACGAATCCTGTGCCTCTGGCCCCCACCAGGCCCACAACACGCCATTGCGGTCGGTGCGGACCTCGAGCCCGCGCCGTTGCGCTTCGTCCCGGAACCAACTGCGCAGGTCCAGTTCGGCGGTCGAATAGACCGGGCGGCTGTAACCGCCCCGGGCCGCATCCCGGCCGACGTCGGAAATCGAGCCGAGCAACGAGCTGACCGTTGCCGGGCGCTCGGTGGAACTCATGGTGCGACTTTCCCCGGCTCGGCCGTTGCCGATGCCGCAGCGGCCATCGGGATCCGGACCCCGCGTTCGGCGGCGACCTCGCTGGCCCGGTCGTAGCCGGCGTCGACGTGCCGGATCACTCCCATACCGGGGTCATTGGTGAGCAGCCGCTCCAACTTCTGCGCCGCCAACTCGGTGCCGTCCGCAACGGACACCTGTCCGGCGTGGATCGAGCGGCCGATGCCCACCCCGCCACCGTGGTGGATGGACACCCAGGTGGCACCCGAAGACGTGTTCAGCAAGGCATTGAGCAGCGGCCAGTCCGCAATCGCGTCGGAACCGTCCGCCATGGCTTCGGTTTCCCGGTACGGCGAAGCCACCGAGCCGGAATCCAGGTGGTCCCGGCCGATCACGATCGGGGCGGAGACTTTGCCTTCGGCGACCAGCCGGTTGAAGAGCAGGCCGGCCTTCGCCCGGTCGCCGTAGCCCAACCAGCAGATCCGGGCCGGCAGGCCTTCGAATTCCACATGTTCGGCGGCCGCATCCAGCCAGCGGTGCAAGTGCTGGTTGTCCGGGAACAGTTCCTTCAGCGCGGCGTCGGTCACCGCGATGTCCGCCGGATCGCCGGAGAGCGCCACCCAGCGGAACGGGCCGAGCCCTTCGCAGAACAAGGGCCGGATGTAGGCGGGCACGAAACCCGGGAACTCGAAGGCGCGCTCGAAACCGCCCTTGCGCGCCTCGTCGCGGATCGAATTGCCGTAATCGAAGACTTCAGCCCCGGCATCCTGGAATCCGACCATCGCTTCGACCTGACGGGCCATCGACACCTGGGACTTCTTGGTGAAGCCGTCCGGATCACCGGTGGCTTCACGCTGCCATTCCTCGAGCGAAACCCCCTCCGGCAGGTAACTGAGCGGATCGTGCGCACTGGTCTGGTCGGTGACGATGTCGATGCTGATCTCGCCCGCCAGGTGCCGGGCCAACAAGTCCGGGAAGACCTCGGCGGCGTTCCCGACGTAGCCCACCGACAACGCCCGCTTTTCCGCCTTGGCGGCCAGCACTTTGGCCAGCGCCGCGTCCAGATCGGTTTCCACTTCGTCCAGATAGCGCTTGCCCACCCGGCGCCGCATCCGGCTCTCGTCGACGTCGATGATCAGGCAGGCGCCGCCGTTGAGCGTCACGGCGAGCGGCTGCGCACCGCCCATCCCGCCGCAGCCGCCGGTCAGGGTCAGCGTGCCGGCGAGCGTGGGCGCATCGATCCGCTGCTCGGCGAAGAGCTTCGCCGCGATCGCGGCGAAAGTCTCGAAGGTGCCCTGCAGAATGCCCTGGGTGCCAATGTAGATCCAGGACCCCGCGGTCATCTGCCCGTACATCATCAGCCCTTCGGCTTCGAGCTTGCGGAACTCCGGCCAGGTGGCCCAGTCGCCGACCAGATTGGAATTGGCCAACAGCACCCGCGGCGCCCACTCATTGGTCCGGAAGACGCCCACCGGCTTGCCGGACTGCACCAGCAGGGTTTCGTCCGACTCCAGCGTGGTGAGGCTCTGCACAATGGCATCGTAGGCTTCCCAGCTGCGTGCTGCCCGGCCGGTGCCGCCATAGACCACCAGGTCCTCCGGGCGTTCGGCCACCTCCGGATCCAAGTTGTTCATCAGCATCCGCAGGGGTGCTTCGGTTTGCCAGGACTTGGCGCTGAGGCCGCTCCCCCGGGCGGCGCGGATGCTGCGGCCGTCCTGGTACCGGCTCGGGTCGTGCTGGGTAAACGATGCCATCGGTGGACTCCTGTGTCGTGTTCTTGTGGCTGGTCGAAGGTTGGTGCCGCCCGGACGCCGCCGGTCAGCTCGAGGCGGCCGTTCCGGGCCGGAGATCCGCGGACGGCGGTGCGTGCAGCACCGATTTCGCCTCGGCCACCACCAGGGCACCGATCCGCTCGGCTTCAGCAGGACTCATCCGGTAGCTGGGTGCGACCACGCTCAAGGCGCCGACGGTGCGGCCGCCGACTGTGATCGGCGCC
Proteins encoded in this window:
- a CDS encoding allantoate amidohydrolase is translated as MSSTERPATVSSLLGSISDVGRDAARGGYSRPVYSTAELDLRSWFRDEAQRRGLEVRTDRNGVLWAWWGPEAQDSLVTGSHLDSVPGGGAFDGPLGVAAALAAVDVLKARGVTAGQGRRSLAVTVFPEEEGSRFGIACLGSRLLTGAIDADKARNLKDAEGNSYAELSARNGVDPRGLGADPEALSRIGQFVELHVEQGRGLIDADPISGGAAGTGFPVAVGGAILGHGRWKFSISGQGNHAGTTLMADRADPLVAAAQIILAVQKTAAARDGARATVGRILPIPGGTNVIASKVELWLDVRHPDDAVTAAIVQKIHGQAQIAAANEGCTVSLAEESLSPTVGFDMGLQRRLQALLPGAPVLDTGAGHDAGILASVVPSGMLFIRNPTGISHSPQEQVEEADADYAATALADVLEGLL
- the hutU gene encoding urocanate hydratase, translated to MASFTQHDPSRYQDGRSIRAARGSGLSAKSWQTEAPLRMLMNNLDPEVAERPEDLVVYGGTGRAARSWEAYDAIVQSLTTLESDETLLVQSGKPVGVFRTNEWAPRVLLANSNLVGDWATWPEFRKLEAEGLMMYGQMTAGSWIYIGTQGILQGTFETFAAIAAKLFAEQRIDAPTLAGTLTLTGGCGGMGGAQPLAVTLNGGACLIIDVDESRMRRRVGKRYLDEVETDLDAALAKVLAAKAEKRALSVGYVGNAAEVFPDLLARHLAGEISIDIVTDQTSAHDPLSYLPEGVSLEEWQREATGDPDGFTKKSQVSMARQVEAMVGFQDAGAEVFDYGNSIRDEARKGGFERAFEFPGFVPAYIRPLFCEGLGPFRWVALSGDPADIAVTDAALKELFPDNQHLHRWLDAAAEHVEFEGLPARICWLGYGDRAKAGLLFNRLVAEGKVSAPIVIGRDHLDSGSVASPYRETEAMADGSDAIADWPLLNALLNTSSGATWVSIHHGGGVGIGRSIHAGQVSVADGTELAAQKLERLLTNDPGMGVIRHVDAGYDRASEVAAERGVRIPMAAAASATAEPGKVAP